In the Octadecabacter sp. SW4 genome, one interval contains:
- a CDS encoding rhomboid family intramembrane serine protease: MRSENPFNAIPPIILGLVAVVVGVEAVLSLADQGWLGGRTGVGWRSAAIQDYGMSPNVIAVVFDQGVWTFDLLKRFVTYPFVHGSFTHALWGIVLLLALGKYVAEILNPVAVIILFLACTIGGALVYGLLSPRNVALIGVFPPVYGLIGAYTYLMWLTLGRLGENQFRAFSLIIVLLGIMLVYGMVFGSTPTWIAEIAGFVIGLALAPILSPGGGARS, translated from the coding sequence ATGCGCAGTGAAAACCCGTTCAATGCCATTCCGCCGATCATTCTTGGGCTTGTGGCCGTCGTGGTCGGCGTCGAAGCGGTGCTTAGTCTGGCGGATCAGGGCTGGCTTGGCGGGCGCACGGGGGTCGGCTGGCGGTCTGCGGCGATACAGGATTATGGGATGTCGCCCAATGTCATCGCGGTCGTTTTTGATCAGGGCGTGTGGACGTTCGATCTGCTGAAACGCTTTGTCACCTATCCGTTTGTCCACGGTTCTTTTACCCATGCGTTGTGGGGGATTGTCCTGCTGCTGGCGCTTGGGAAATATGTCGCAGAGATATTGAACCCCGTCGCTGTCATCATTCTGTTTCTGGCCTGCACGATTGGCGGGGCGCTGGTTTACGGGCTTTTGTCACCGCGCAACGTGGCGCTGATCGGGGTATTTCCGCCGGTTTACGGGTTGATCGGTGCCTATACCTATCTGATGTGGTTGACCTTGGGGCGTTTGGGCGAAAACCAGTTCCGTGCATTTTCCCTGATTATCGTCCTTTTGGGGATCATGCTGGTTTACGGGATGGTTTTCGGGTCCACCCCCACGTGGATTGCTGAAATCGCCGGTTTCGTGATTGGCTTGGCCCTCGCGCCGATCCTGTCACCGGGGGGTGGGGCGCGTTCATGA
- the murJ gene encoding murein biosynthesis integral membrane protein MurJ encodes MKPIRLVSGFLTVGVWTLLSRIFGFVRDIMIAAYLGTGPVAEAFLVAFSLPNMFRRFFAEGAFNMAFVPMFSKKLEGDDDAADFARDAFTGLATILIGFTLLATVFMPFLVMAMASGFLGDERFDLAVAYGRIAFPYILFISLAALLSGVLNATGRFVAAAAAPVLLNVIFVAAILLGNRLGWPVGDTLAWAVPLAGIAQLVLVWIAASRAGFRLIPRRPRLTPDLKRLAIIAAPAALAGGVVQINLLVGRQVASFFDGAIAWLSYADRLYQLPLGVVGIAIGVVLLPDLSRRLRAGDMAGGRDAFNRACELSLALTVPAAVALMVIPLPLVTVLFQRGAFGADDAAATALAVAVYGLGLPAFVMQKALQPLFFAREDTRRPFYYALVSLLVNAVVAFGLSYYIGYIAAALGTTLAGWAMVLLLWRGSRDMGEAAHFDARFKRRIWRIIAVSALMGVTLWGLTLVIGPFLMVPTWRYLALAVLVSIGITTYFALGHALGAFRLGEFKRAMRR; translated from the coding sequence TTGAAACCTATCCGCCTTGTCTCGGGTTTTCTCACGGTCGGTGTCTGGACTTTGCTGAGCCGCATCTTTGGCTTTGTGCGCGACATCATGATCGCCGCTTATCTGGGCACCGGGCCGGTGGCCGAGGCATTTCTCGTCGCCTTCAGCCTGCCCAACATGTTCCGCCGGTTCTTTGCCGAAGGGGCGTTCAACATGGCATTCGTGCCGATGTTCTCCAAGAAGCTGGAAGGCGACGACGACGCGGCAGATTTCGCACGCGATGCCTTTACCGGACTGGCGACGATCCTGATCGGTTTCACACTGTTGGCCACCGTGTTCATGCCGTTTCTGGTCATGGCGATGGCCAGCGGGTTTCTGGGCGACGAACGCTTCGATCTGGCAGTGGCCTATGGCCGGATCGCCTTTCCCTACATCCTGTTCATCTCACTTGCGGCCCTGCTGTCCGGCGTCTTGAACGCCACGGGGCGGTTCGTGGCCGCCGCCGCTGCGCCGGTGTTGCTGAACGTGATTTTTGTCGCGGCGATCCTGTTGGGCAACCGTCTGGGCTGGCCGGTGGGTGACACGCTGGCATGGGCGGTGCCGCTGGCGGGGATCGCGCAACTGGTGCTGGTCTGGATCGCGGCCAGCCGCGCCGGATTCCGCCTGATCCCGCGCCGCCCGCGCCTGACACCGGACCTGAAACGCCTTGCGATTATCGCAGCGCCTGCCGCGCTTGCCGGCGGTGTTGTGCAGATCAACCTGCTGGTCGGGCGCCAGGTCGCGAGCTTTTTTGACGGGGCAATTGCCTGGCTGTCCTATGCGGATCGCCTGTATCAACTACCGCTTGGCGTGGTCGGCATTGCCATCGGCGTGGTCCTGCTGCCCGACCTGTCGCGCCGTCTTCGCGCGGGCGACATGGCGGGCGGACGTGATGCGTTCAACCGCGCCTGCGAGTTGAGCCTTGCACTGACGGTCCCCGCCGCCGTGGCGCTGATGGTGATCCCCCTGCCGCTGGTCACGGTGCTGTTCCAACGCGGGGCCTTTGGCGCCGATGATGCCGCGGCAACCGCGCTTGCGGTCGCGGTCTATGGCCTCGGGCTGCCCGCCTTCGTGATGCAAAAAGCCCTGCAACCGCTGTTTTTCGCCCGCGAGGACACACGCCGCCCGTTCTACTATGCTCTTGTGTCGTTGTTGGTGAATGCCGTGGTTGCCTTTGGGCTGTCCTATTACATCGGCTATATCGCCGCCGCGCTTGGGACCACTTTGGCGGGTTGGGCGATGGTGTTGCTACTCTGGCGCGGGTCACGCGACATGGGCGAGGCCGCGCATTTCGACGCCCGGTTCAAACGCCGTATCTGGCGCATCATTGCGGTGTCGGCGTTGATGGGCGTGACCCTTTGGGGGCTGACGCTGGTGATCGGCCCGTTCCTGATGGTCCCGACCTGGCGCTACCTTGCGCTTGCGGTGCTGGTGTCGATCGGCATCACGACCTATTTCGCCCTTGGCCATGCCCTTGGCGCATTTCGGCTTGGTGAATTCAAACGGGCAATGCGCCGTTAG
- a CDS encoding YdeI/OmpD-associated family protein produces MALTRDINPMPDFVRAALDARGLRAAFDARPAYQRNDWLGWIAAPKREETRQRRLEKMLTELAQGHGYMGMAWQPQPHKDASS; encoded by the coding sequence ATGGCCCTGACACGCGATATAAACCCGATGCCCGACTTTGTGCGCGCGGCGCTGGATGCGCGTGGCTTGCGCGCAGCATTCGATGCCCGCCCCGCCTACCAGCGCAATGACTGGTTGGGCTGGATTGCTGCGCCCAAACGTGAAGAAACGCGGCAACGGCGGCTGGAAAAAATGCTGACAGAGCTTGCGCAGGGGCATGGCTACATGGGAATGGCGTGGCAGCCCCAGCCGCACAAGGACGCGTCATCTTGA
- a CDS encoding [protein-PII] uridylyltransferase, with protein sequence MSTDPATPDSFLCPAQDIFDAPAVESALVTALQGQTDPKVIRAAAVAVLAQAQMRGRTAIADAFTKSPFAARPTTRAYAWLTDQIITSALGVALDHLHPLPNPTAAENIAVIAVGGYGRGEMAPHSDVDLLFLTPYKTTPWAESLIESLLYILWDLKLKVGHATRTVKDCLRLAREDYTIRTSLVEYRYLEGDPDLAQSLADLLWKDLFKSTAPDFIEAKLAERAERHRKQGGQRYVVEPNVKEGKGGLRDLQTLYWIGKYVNHVRTAAELVDAGVFTQDEYNTFHKAEDFLWAVRCHLHLITGRATDQLTFDLQVEVAARMGYADHGGRRAVEHFMQDYFRHATQVGEVTRIFLTALETHYIKAEPMLTRLLKRRKKARAPYAIAQNRLTVADETLFLADKLNMLRIFEEALRTGTLLHPDAMRLLANNLDLIDRQMQSDKEANHIFLDLLLKHGNPERALRRMNELGVLGAFIPEFATIVAMMQFNMYHHYTVDEHTIQCISHLAKIERAELDEELPVSAAIIKNGINRKVLYVALLLHDIGKGRDEDHSVLGAQIARKVAPRLGLKRKECDTVEWLVRYHLLMSDMAQKRDIADPRTVRDFAKAVKTKERLDLLCVLTVCDIRGVGPNTWNNWKASLLRALYRQTSRALEEGMEALNREERGTEAKKNLRAALPDWDEKDLRTEVARHYPPYWQGLHVTAHADFANLLRGISDDEIRLELTPDPDRDATRVCFAMADHPGIFSRMCGALALVGANIVDARTFTTKDGYATAAFWIQDANGAPYDPTRLPRLRAMIQKTLLGKVVTGEAMRDRDKIKKRERAFKVPTSIAFDNEGSEIYTIIEVDTRDRPGLLFDLTRTLANANIYIASAVVATYGEQVVDTFYVKDMFGLKFHAESKQRALETKLREAIAQGAERAHA encoded by the coding sequence ATCAGCACAGACCCCGCGACGCCGGACAGTTTTCTCTGTCCGGCGCAGGACATCTTCGACGCACCTGCGGTCGAAAGCGCGCTGGTCACGGCCCTGCAAGGCCAGACTGATCCCAAAGTCATTCGTGCCGCCGCCGTTGCTGTTCTCGCGCAGGCCCAGATGCGCGGGCGCACAGCCATCGCCGATGCTTTTACCAAATCCCCGTTTGCCGCCCGCCCGACGACACGCGCCTATGCATGGCTGACCGATCAGATCATCACTTCCGCGCTTGGGGTCGCGCTGGACCACCTGCATCCGCTGCCCAATCCGACCGCCGCTGAAAACATCGCCGTGATTGCGGTGGGTGGCTATGGGCGCGGCGAAATGGCCCCGCATTCCGATGTCGATCTGCTGTTCCTCACGCCCTACAAGACGACCCCCTGGGCCGAAAGCCTGATTGAATCGCTGCTTTATATCCTGTGGGATCTCAAGCTGAAGGTCGGCCACGCTACCCGCACCGTCAAAGACTGCCTGCGCCTCGCCCGCGAGGATTACACGATCCGCACCTCGCTGGTCGAATACCGCTACCTTGAAGGTGATCCCGACCTTGCACAGTCGCTGGCCGATCTGCTGTGGAAGGACCTGTTCAAATCGACCGCCCCCGACTTCATCGAGGCCAAGCTGGCCGAGCGCGCCGAGCGACACCGCAAGCAGGGTGGGCAGCGCTATGTCGTCGAACCCAACGTCAAAGAGGGCAAGGGCGGCCTGCGTGACCTTCAAACGCTTTACTGGATCGGCAAATACGTGAACCACGTGCGCACCGCTGCGGAACTGGTCGATGCGGGCGTATTCACGCAAGACGAATACAATACCTTTCACAAGGCCGAGGATTTTCTATGGGCTGTGCGCTGCCACCTGCACCTGATCACGGGGCGCGCGACGGACCAACTCACGTTTGATTTGCAAGTCGAGGTCGCCGCGCGCATGGGCTACGCCGATCACGGTGGCCGCCGCGCCGTCGAACACTTTATGCAGGACTACTTTCGCCACGCCACTCAGGTGGGCGAAGTGACCCGCATCTTTCTGACCGCGCTCGAAACGCATTACATCAAAGCCGAACCGATGCTGACCCGCTTGCTCAAGCGACGCAAAAAGGCGCGCGCGCCCTATGCCATCGCCCAGAATCGCCTGACTGTTGCCGACGAAACGCTGTTTTTGGCCGACAAGCTGAACATGCTGCGTATCTTCGAGGAAGCCCTGCGCACGGGCACCTTGCTGCACCCCGATGCGATGCGCCTGTTGGCGAACAACCTTGATCTGATCGATCGCCAGATGCAGAGCGACAAAGAAGCCAACCATATTTTCCTTGATCTGCTGCTGAAACACGGCAACCCCGAACGGGCCCTGCGCCGGATGAACGAATTGGGCGTTCTGGGCGCTTTCATCCCCGAATTCGCAACCATCGTCGCGATGATGCAATTCAACATGTATCACCACTACACCGTTGACGAACACACGATCCAGTGCATCAGCCACCTTGCCAAAATTGAACGCGCCGAACTGGACGAGGAATTGCCCGTCTCGGCCGCGATCATCAAGAACGGGATCAACCGCAAGGTGCTTTACGTGGCGCTGCTCTTGCATGACATCGGCAAGGGCCGCGACGAAGACCATTCCGTGCTGGGTGCGCAAATCGCGCGCAAGGTCGCCCCGCGTCTGGGGCTGAAACGCAAGGAATGTGACACCGTTGAATGGCTGGTGCGCTATCACCTGCTGATGTCGGATATGGCGCAAAAACGCGATATCGCCGACCCCCGCACCGTGCGTGATTTTGCCAAGGCTGTAAAAACCAAGGAACGGCTTGATCTGCTGTGCGTGCTTACGGTCTGCGACATTCGCGGCGTCGGCCCCAACACCTGGAACAACTGGAAAGCATCGCTGCTGCGCGCGCTTTACCGCCAAACCAGCCGCGCCCTTGAAGAAGGGATGGAGGCGCTCAACCGCGAGGAACGGGGCACAGAGGCGAAAAAGAACCTGCGCGCTGCCCTGCCAGATTGGGACGAAAAAGACCTGCGCACCGAAGTGGCCCGCCATTATCCGCCCTATTGGCAAGGCCTTCATGTCACCGCACACGCCGATTTTGCCAATCTTTTGCGCGGCATCAGTGACGATGAAATCCGCCTTGAACTGACCCCCGATCCCGACCGCGACGCCACGCGCGTTTGTTTCGCAATGGCCGATCACCCGGGGATATTCAGCCGGATGTGTGGCGCGCTCGCGCTGGTCGGGGCCAATATCGTCGATGCGCGCACCTTTACGACCAAGGACGGCTACGCCACCGCCGCCTTCTGGATTCAAGATGCCAATGGCGCGCCTTATGATCCCACGCGCCTGCCGCGCCTGCGCGCGATGATACAGAAGACCCTGCTGGGCAAGGTGGTAACCGGCGAAGCCATGCGCGATCGCGACAAGATCAAAAAGCGTGAGCGTGCTTTCAAGGTGCCCACCTCAATCGCCTTTGATAACGAAGGGTCAGAGATTTATACCATCATCGAGGTCGATACCCGCGACCGGCCCGGATTGCTGTTCGATCTGACGCGCACATTGGCCAACGCCAACATCTATATCGCCAGTGCGGTGGTCGCGACTTACGGTGAACAGGTGGTCGATACCTTCTACGTCAAAGACATGTTCGGGCTGAAATTCCACGCCGAAAGCAAGCAACGCGCGCTGGAAACGAAACTGCGCGAGGCTATCGCACAGGGTGCCGAAAGGGCGCACGCATGA
- a CDS encoding dimethylsulfonioproprionate lyase family protein gives MTTDVWDRLFSEFSRVYAATPQLQDFCPFPTDIKPQNVVAHDIPARALLESDRGLTTRAYTGLRDAFVAAARHALWRETYKGTDIGQDFLDRFGCYCLIGSGGAFSSESLFAYVVYMPPGLHYPWHDHPAEEIYFVLAGEAEFHRQGHPSRVLRPGDASFHASSQSHAMTTHDHPVMALVLWRDGFATSPKLT, from the coding sequence ATGACAACAGACGTCTGGGACAGGTTGTTTTCCGAATTTTCGCGCGTTTATGCGGCAACTCCCCAGCTTCAGGATTTCTGCCCGTTTCCAACCGATATCAAGCCTCAGAATGTCGTGGCACACGACATCCCCGCGCGCGCGCTGCTTGAAAGCGATCGGGGTTTGACCACCCGTGCTTACACCGGCTTGCGCGACGCCTTCGTCGCGGCAGCGCGCCATGCGCTGTGGCGCGAAACCTACAAGGGCACGGATATCGGTCAGGATTTCCTCGACCGTTTCGGATGCTACTGCCTGATCGGCAGCGGCGGCGCCTTTTCAAGCGAAAGCCTTTTTGCCTATGTCGTCTATATGCCGCCGGGCCTGCACTACCCGTGGCACGACCACCCCGCCGAGGAGATTTATTTCGTTCTTGCAGGCGAAGCCGAATTTCATCGTCAAGGCCATCCCTCACGGGTTCTACGCCCCGGTGACGCGTCATTTCATGCAAGCAGCCAGTCCCACGCCATGACGACCCATGACCATCCGGTGATGGCGCTTGTGTTGTGGCGCGACGGGTTCGCGACCAGTCCAAAACTGACATGA
- the rsmI gene encoding 16S rRNA (cytidine(1402)-2'-O)-methyltransferase: MIFETKPLAAGLYFVATPIGAARDITLRGLDILASADVIAAEDTRTARKLMDIHGIPLGQRRLIAYHDHSSEHVRARLMAEIGTGKSVAYVSEAGTPLVADPGFALGRAAIAEGYQVIGAPGPSAVLAALTVSGLPTDRFMFVGFLPSTAAARRAELAALADVGATLVFYESPKRVGALLTAMCETLGAGRSAVVCRELTKKFEEVQRGTLGELSLAIGDTPLRGEVVVLVDRGEGRETGTDEIEDALRDAMKTMRVKDAATAVAGAFGLARRDVYQMALKLEDNS, from the coding sequence ATGATTTTTGAAACCAAGCCACTCGCTGCCGGTCTGTATTTTGTCGCCACGCCAATCGGGGCCGCGCGCGACATCACGCTGCGGGGTCTGGATATACTGGCCAGTGCCGATGTGATAGCCGCCGAAGACACGCGCACCGCACGCAAGTTGATGGATATTCACGGCATCCCTTTGGGGCAGCGCCGTCTGATCGCCTATCACGATCACAGCAGCGAACATGTGCGCGCGCGCTTGATGGCGGAAATCGGCACGGGCAAGTCCGTGGCCTATGTGTCCGAGGCGGGCACGCCGCTGGTCGCCGACCCCGGGTTTGCCCTAGGACGTGCAGCGATTGCCGAAGGATATCAGGTAATTGGCGCGCCTGGCCCTTCGGCTGTTCTGGCCGCCTTGACCGTATCGGGATTGCCCACGGACCGGTTCATGTTTGTCGGGTTCTTGCCAAGCACGGCGGCTGCACGGCGCGCCGAACTGGCCGCGCTGGCTGATGTGGGCGCGACACTGGTGTTTTACGAATCGCCCAAACGCGTTGGTGCTTTGTTAACGGCCATGTGCGAGACTTTGGGGGCAGGGCGGTCGGCTGTGGTTTGTCGTGAGTTGACGAAAAAGTTTGAAGAAGTGCAGCGCGGAACCCTTGGCGAACTGTCGCTCGCTATCGGCGATACGCCGCTGCGCGGTGAAGTTGTGGTACTGGTCGACCGTGGCGAAGGCCGCGAAACCGGCACGGACGAAATCGAAGACGCGTTGCGTGACGCGATGAAAACGATGCGCGTCAAGGATGCGGCAACAGCCGTGGCGGGGGCCTTTGGGCTGGCACGCCGTGATGTCTATCAAATGGCGCTGAAACTCGAGGATAACAGTTGA
- a CDS encoding YraN family protein translates to MSGATSYHAGLCAEDAVAQVYVRRGRRIVSRRWRGKGGEIDLIVQDGDGLIFVEVKKSRSHGRAAQSLSRRQMDRISMAASEFLGTQPRGQLTDVRFDLATVNGTGEIAILENAFQEF, encoded by the coding sequence TTGAGCGGGGCAACATCCTATCACGCTGGCCTTTGTGCCGAAGACGCCGTTGCACAAGTTTATGTGCGCCGCGGCCGCCGCATTGTATCGCGCCGCTGGCGTGGCAAGGGCGGTGAGATTGATTTAATCGTGCAGGACGGCGATGGGCTGATCTTTGTCGAGGTCAAGAAAAGCCGCAGTCACGGCCGTGCCGCCCAAAGCCTGTCGCGCCGCCAGATGGACCGGATCAGCATGGCGGCGAGTGAATTTCTGGGCACCCAGCCGCGTGGGCAGTTGACGGACGTGCGCTTTGATCTGGCAACGGTGAATGGGACCGGCGAGATCGCGATCCTTGAAAACGCCTTTCAGGAATTCTAG
- a CDS encoding penicillin-binding protein activator, whose protein sequence is MFTRLPSLRKAALRLFAAMSLLWLAACDPTMLGGTPGNGGPSINPSAPVQVALLVPGGSGQATDSFLAQNLENAARMAIADLNGVAINLRVYNTAGNPQQAAAMAAQAINDGARIIIGPLYAEAANAAGLAAAQSGVNVLAFSNNTTIAGGNVFVLGATFRNTADRLVGYSTAQGLDRILIAHADDLQGNLGRDAIAAAARANGATVTGVQSYAFSQDGIFQAAGPIAAAVSTTGAEAVFVTGGVNADLPILATALPDRGFNPGATPLIGLTRWNAAPQALSLPGLQGGYFALPDQGMTAGFESRYTATYGEAPHPLAGLAYDGIAAVGALVADGNRAALTRSALTQRSGFQGTSGIFRLLPNGTNERGLAVAQIRNNQVVIVDPAPRSFGGAGL, encoded by the coding sequence ATGTTTACCCGTTTGCCCAGCCTACGTAAGGCCGCCCTGCGCTTGTTTGCCGCCATGTCCCTTTTGTGGCTTGCGGCCTGTGATCCTACAATGCTTGGCGGCACGCCGGGCAATGGCGGACCAAGCATCAACCCAAGCGCGCCAGTGCAGGTCGCCCTTTTGGTGCCGGGCGGATCAGGTCAGGCGACCGACAGCTTTCTGGCGCAAAACCTTGAAAACGCAGCACGTATGGCGATTGCCGACCTGAACGGCGTGGCCATTAACCTGCGCGTCTACAATACCGCTGGCAACCCGCAGCAGGCCGCGGCGATGGCCGCCCAGGCGATCAACGATGGCGCGCGGATCATCATCGGCCCGCTTTATGCCGAGGCCGCGAATGCCGCTGGCCTTGCCGCCGCGCAGTCGGGCGTCAACGTGCTGGCCTTTTCCAACAACACGACAATTGCCGGTGGCAACGTTTTCGTTCTGGGCGCGACGTTCCGCAACACGGCCGACCGATTGGTTGGTTACTCGACCGCCCAAGGGCTTGACCGCATTCTGATCGCCCATGCCGACGACCTGCAAGGCAACCTTGGCCGCGATGCGATTGCCGCAGCGGCCCGTGCCAACGGCGCAACTGTGACAGGTGTCCAAAGCTATGCCTTCAGCCAGGACGGCATCTTTCAGGCCGCTGGTCCAATCGCCGCCGCAGTCAGCACGACCGGCGCCGAAGCCGTGTTCGTCACAGGCGGCGTCAACGCCGATCTGCCCATCCTTGCAACAGCACTGCCGGATCGGGGGTTCAACCCCGGTGCGACGCCCCTTATCGGTCTGACCCGCTGGAACGCTGCGCCTCAGGCGCTGTCACTGCCGGGCCTGCAGGGCGGCTATTTCGCGCTGCCTGACCAAGGAATGACCGCGGGTTTCGAAAGCCGCTACACCGCCACCTATGGCGAGGCACCGCACCCGCTGGCGGGTCTGGCCTATGACGGGATTGCTGCCGTGGGCGCGTTGGTCGCCGATGGCAATCGTGCTGCGCTGACCCGCTCGGCACTGACACAGCGGTCAGGTTTTCAGGGCACAAGCGGCATCTTCCGTCTGCTTCCAAACGGCACGAACGAGCGCGGCCTTGCGGTCGCACAAATCCGCAATAATCAGGTTGTCATCGTTGACCCAGCCCCCAGAAGCTTTGGTGGCGCGGGGCTCTGA